From one Amycolatopsis sp. FDAARGOS 1241 genomic stretch:
- a CDS encoding TetR/AcrR family transcriptional regulator, whose translation MSEQIVEQGFRPPQQARSRASLQKVLAAAEHVLAAGGFDEFTVAAVAERAGVSVGAIYRRFSGKDQLLYAVKDQLLGQLETSVGEALRSSAPGLREVVGAFAAALAGTFAHHDRIFPELLDGQRAEGRERGLQALAAIQQALVDAARPCLDEVRRPDRAPAVRMAARTIIGSCVHRAATRRFWGDGLSWTTWAAETTEMALAYLTSPEHPESRRPG comes from the coding sequence GTGAGTGAGCAGATCGTCGAGCAGGGTTTTCGCCCTCCCCAGCAAGCTCGCAGCCGGGCGTCCCTGCAGAAGGTGCTGGCCGCCGCCGAGCACGTACTGGCCGCCGGTGGCTTCGACGAGTTCACCGTCGCGGCGGTGGCCGAGCGGGCCGGCGTGTCGGTGGGAGCGATCTACCGCCGGTTCTCGGGCAAGGACCAGCTGCTGTACGCCGTCAAAGACCAACTGCTCGGGCAGCTGGAGACCAGCGTGGGCGAAGCGCTTCGCTCGTCGGCGCCTGGGCTGCGCGAGGTCGTCGGCGCGTTCGCCGCGGCGCTGGCGGGCACCTTCGCCCACCACGACCGGATCTTCCCGGAGTTGCTCGACGGCCAGCGCGCCGAAGGACGCGAACGCGGCCTGCAAGCACTGGCCGCGATCCAGCAGGCCCTCGTCGACGCCGCGCGGCCGTGCCTCGATGAGGTCCGGCGGCCGGATCGCGCGCCGGCGGTGCGGATGGCCGCGCGAACCATCATCGGCTCGTGTGTGCACCGCGCCGCCACACGGCGGTTCTGGGGAGATGGCCTGTCCTGGACCACATGGGCCGCCGAGACGACCGAGATGGCGCTGGCCTACCTGACTTCGCCCGAGCACCCGGAATCACGGCGGCCGGGGTAG
- a CDS encoding TauD/TfdA family dioxygenase: MTSSSPASAVAVQVRPGSIPLLPTEPGGSPAAWASEHRDSMRALVAEHGSILVRGLALADPAEVAAVFAQVGTELMPDREAFASRETYSAGVYSSSAWPQNQPMCMHHELSYRLEFPGLLLFACLGAPTEGGATAVADAPTVLDTLPADLVRRFEQEGWLLTRSYNDEIGATFAESFGTDDRAAIESYCRANAIEFEWQADGGLRTRQWRSAVVHHPVTGRPCWFNQVAFLNEWTMDPEVREYLVDVYGPDGLPFNTRFGGGDPIGEDVVQLLNAVYEANTVREPWQAGDLMLVDNIRTAHSREPFEGPREVLVGMTDPVRVADLAPTVEAGAR; the protein is encoded by the coding sequence ATGACTTCCTCATCACCGGCGTCCGCGGTCGCAGTTCAAGTGCGGCCGGGCAGCATCCCGCTGCTGCCCACCGAGCCGGGCGGCAGTCCGGCGGCCTGGGCGAGCGAACACCGGGACTCGATGCGTGCCCTCGTCGCCGAGCACGGCTCGATCCTGGTCCGGGGACTCGCCTTGGCCGATCCTGCCGAAGTCGCCGCTGTGTTCGCGCAAGTGGGCACCGAGCTGATGCCCGACCGAGAAGCGTTCGCTTCGCGCGAAACCTATTCGGCCGGAGTGTATTCGTCGTCGGCCTGGCCCCAGAACCAGCCGATGTGCATGCACCACGAGCTGAGCTACCGGCTCGAGTTCCCGGGCTTGCTGCTGTTCGCCTGCCTCGGCGCGCCCACCGAGGGCGGCGCCACCGCGGTGGCCGACGCGCCGACGGTGCTCGACACGCTGCCGGCGGACCTCGTCCGGCGGTTCGAGCAAGAGGGGTGGCTGCTGACCCGCAGCTACAACGACGAGATCGGTGCGACCTTCGCCGAGTCGTTCGGCACCGACGACCGGGCCGCGATCGAAAGCTACTGCCGCGCCAACGCCATCGAGTTCGAGTGGCAGGCCGACGGCGGGTTGCGGACCCGGCAATGGCGCAGCGCCGTGGTGCACCACCCGGTCACCGGGCGGCCGTGCTGGTTCAACCAGGTCGCGTTCCTCAACGAGTGGACGATGGATCCCGAGGTCCGCGAATACCTGGTGGACGTCTACGGGCCCGACGGGCTGCCGTTCAACACGCGGTTCGGCGGCGGCGACCCGATCGGCGAAGACGTGGTGCAGCTGCTGAACGCCGTGTACGAGGCCAACACCGTGCGGGAACCGTGGCAGGCCGGGGACCTCATGCTCGTGGACAACATCCGGACCGCGCACAGCCGGGAACCCTTCGAGGGGCCCCGCGAGGTGCTCGTCGGGATGACCGATCCGGTGCGGGTGGCCGATCTCGCGCCCACGGTCGAGGCGGGTGCGAGATGA
- a CDS encoding polysaccharide deacetylase family protein, with protein MPVSALLNSDAAERYPEIVAAGPARGWAFLGHGRTNSRLWTGMDLATERAELIAIRDVPTEATGAAPRGWLGPVLTQTEHTVDLLAELGFTYSLDWIADDFPFPVEVSSGVPFASVPYSIEIDDIPVFVDQGLPPSAFTQLVADQFATLREQSAEPGAVSALSLHPFLVGQPFRAKALAEALAVISGHPDVWYADSDRIAEWYLAEGPAADRREIDRFHDQGFTPSRRPSLRRDIQWQRRPLRCA; from the coding sequence ATGCCCGTCTCGGCGCTGCTGAACTCAGACGCGGCCGAGCGGTACCCCGAGATCGTCGCCGCCGGCCCCGCACGGGGCTGGGCCTTCCTGGGCCACGGCCGCACGAACAGCCGGCTGTGGACGGGAATGGACCTGGCCACGGAGCGGGCGGAGCTGATCGCCATCCGTGACGTGCCCACCGAGGCGACCGGGGCGGCCCCGCGGGGGTGGCTGGGGCCGGTGCTCACGCAGACCGAGCACACCGTCGACCTCCTCGCCGAGCTCGGGTTCACGTACTCGCTGGACTGGATCGCGGACGATTTCCCCTTCCCGGTCGAGGTTTCGTCCGGCGTGCCGTTCGCGTCCGTGCCGTACTCCATCGAAATCGACGACATCCCCGTGTTCGTCGATCAAGGGCTACCGCCGAGCGCGTTCACGCAGCTGGTCGCGGACCAGTTCGCGACGCTGCGCGAGCAATCAGCGGAACCGGGTGCGGTGTCCGCGCTGTCACTCCACCCGTTCCTGGTCGGTCAGCCCTTCCGCGCCAAGGCCCTGGCCGAGGCGCTCGCCGTGATCAGCGGCCACCCGGACGTGTGGTACGCGGACTCCGACCGGATCGCCGAGTGGTACCTCGCGGAAGGCCCCGCGGCCGACCGCCGGGAGATCGACCGGTTTCACGACCAGGGTTTCACGCCGTCACGGCGTCCCTCACTCCGAAGGGATATTCAATGGCAACGTCGCCCACTCCGGTGCGCGTGA
- the sbnB gene encoding 2,3-diaminopropionate biosynthesis protein SbnB, whose protein sequence is MTATRPTPVRTPADGASAVRPFAVIGGGQVQRALDGREPQIVELVEATYRLHSAGDSVNPPSYFLRFPDRPSSRIIALPASIGDPVRVDGLKWIASFPENVTSGLPRASAVLILNDHDTGYPFACLESSIISATRTAALVTSAATALSRGRVRPARAGFFGTGLIARYVHTFLAATGWEFDEIGVHDLSAESAAGFRGYLERSGTSSRITVHEEPGSLIRSSDLIVFATIAAQPHVSDRSWFDHNPLVLHVSLRDLAPELLLSTANFVDDVEHCLKAGTSPHLAEQLTGNRDFLDGTLDDVLAGRVSVPAHRPVVFSPFGLGVLDLAVGKYVHDEVARAGELNVVPDFFHDLSRYGH, encoded by the coding sequence ATGACCGCGACCCGCCCCACCCCGGTCCGAACCCCGGCCGACGGCGCGAGTGCCGTCCGCCCGTTCGCCGTGATCGGCGGCGGCCAGGTGCAGCGCGCGCTCGACGGACGGGAGCCGCAGATCGTCGAGCTGGTCGAGGCCACCTACCGGCTGCACAGCGCCGGCGACTCGGTGAACCCGCCCTCCTACTTCCTGCGGTTCCCCGACCGCCCGTCGTCGCGGATCATCGCGCTGCCGGCCTCGATCGGCGATCCGGTGCGAGTGGACGGTCTCAAGTGGATCGCGAGCTTCCCCGAGAACGTCACGTCCGGCCTCCCCCGGGCCTCGGCGGTGCTCATCCTCAACGACCACGACACCGGCTACCCGTTCGCGTGCCTGGAAAGCTCCATCATCAGCGCCACGCGGACCGCGGCGCTGGTGACGTCCGCCGCGACGGCGCTGAGCCGCGGCCGGGTGCGACCGGCACGCGCCGGGTTCTTCGGCACCGGGCTCATCGCCCGGTACGTGCACACCTTCCTCGCCGCCACCGGCTGGGAGTTCGACGAGATCGGCGTGCACGACCTGTCGGCCGAGAGCGCCGCCGGGTTCCGCGGCTACCTGGAGCGATCGGGGACGAGCAGCCGGATCACGGTGCACGAGGAGCCCGGCTCACTGATCCGCTCCAGTGACCTGATCGTGTTCGCCACCATCGCGGCCCAGCCGCACGTGTCCGACCGGTCGTGGTTCGACCACAACCCGCTGGTGCTGCACGTGTCGCTGCGCGACCTCGCGCCCGAACTCCTGCTGAGCACGGCCAACTTCGTCGACGACGTGGAGCACTGCCTGAAGGCGGGCACGTCGCCGCACCTGGCCGAGCAGCTCACGGGAAACCGGGACTTCCTGGACGGCACGCTGGACGACGTCCTGGCCGGGCGGGTGTCCGTGCCGGCCCACCGTCCGGTGGTGTTCTCCCCGTTCGGTCTCGGGGTCCTCGACCTCGCCGTGGGCAAGTACGTCCACGACGAGGTCGCCCGGGCCGGCGAGTTGAACGTGGTGCCGGACTTCTTCCACGACCTGAGCCGCTACGGCCACTGA
- a CDS encoding amino acid adenylation domain-containing protein, which translates to MGEPARADDRFWRDVLVAGGATAIPRWEPGSAAGAGKRTHKLPGEVAAGVRRLARELGVPRSAVLLAAHARVLAALSGEPEVVTGYVTPEGRRLPCRLATEPGTWRALVLETARAEAELLSHRDFPVAKLRRDLGVTGPVAEAVFDPVGDGGLPGAAVLRVGFVVRGRRLLVRLRYRTDALAPEAAARIAGYHATALALLVADPDAEHAGQSLLSPEELRFQLDELAGPQRPLPDLRAHELFEQRARLHPEALAAVHGEHAWTYGELNERANRLARALIAHGVRREDVVAVVTERNLDWLTAVLAVFKAGGAYLPLEPHFPPERIATTLRRAGCELVLTEPGSTATLEQALELLPGVQPMHVEQACAENRSGSDLGVEVAADQLAYIYFTSGSTGEPKGAMCEHAGMLNHLLAKIDDLGIAEGTVVAQTAPQCFDISLWQLLAALLVGGRTLIVEQDVILDAERFVDRIQQGRVAVAQVVPSYLEVVLSFAESHPRALPDLRCVSVTGEALKKELAQRWFAAYPDVKLVNAYGLTETSDDTNHEVMDRVPDSERVPLGRPIANVRVAVVDEHLQPVPLGAPGEIVFSGVCVGRGYVNDLKRTRAAFLPDPYRAGERLYRSGDRGRWVVGGKLEFLGRRDSQVKISGFRIEIGEVENALLRVPGVRDGAVVVAERGGGTKHLVAFYSAAEPLPAGAVQARLSESLPEYLVPSACHWRERLPLTANSKIDKKALTALAAELETADQEYDAPATPAERRLAAAWAEVLGLAPGKISRHDHFFDRGGTSLSAVKLAVALDRAVPLADLTRHPVLADQATLLDDRFRPRTGDLLQPLTEHVGPAAAVLVCFPYAGGNAVNFRPLAQALGGSGPAVLAVELPGHDPAADDEPFAPMANVIDQVVAELDRLAPERVLLWGHSSGAAYAFETARRLAARGVDVRRLFLGAQLLGSADERRAAISELGRLSNAELAKALAADSGYPELAGLGARRAERVGAAFRYDCVSAHSYLASALAMPPAARLTTPVTVVAADDDPITAGFGERHDEWSLLAEHVELRVIAGGGHYFPSTNPGETAQIVLRAVEPVPTT; encoded by the coding sequence ATGGGAGAGCCAGCGAGAGCCGACGACCGGTTCTGGCGGGACGTGCTCGTGGCCGGTGGGGCCACGGCGATCCCGCGGTGGGAACCGGGTTCGGCCGCAGGCGCGGGGAAACGGACGCACAAGCTGCCCGGCGAAGTGGCCGCGGGAGTGCGCCGGCTGGCACGGGAACTGGGGGTCCCGCGCAGCGCGGTACTGCTCGCCGCCCACGCCAGGGTGCTCGCCGCGCTGAGCGGCGAACCCGAAGTGGTGACCGGCTACGTCACGCCGGAAGGCCGGCGGTTGCCGTGCCGGCTGGCGACCGAGCCCGGCACGTGGCGGGCGCTGGTGCTCGAGACCGCGCGAGCCGAAGCGGAGTTGTTGTCCCACCGGGATTTCCCGGTCGCCAAGCTGCGGCGAGACCTCGGCGTGACCGGGCCGGTCGCCGAAGCCGTGTTCGATCCCGTCGGCGACGGCGGACTCCCCGGTGCCGCGGTGCTGCGCGTCGGCTTCGTGGTCCGCGGCCGCCGTCTGTTGGTGCGGTTGCGTTACCGCACCGACGCGCTCGCCCCCGAAGCCGCGGCCAGGATCGCCGGCTACCACGCCACCGCGCTCGCGCTGCTGGTGGCGGATCCGGACGCCGAGCACGCGGGGCAGAGCCTGCTCTCCCCCGAAGAACTCCGGTTCCAGCTCGACGAGCTCGCCGGGCCGCAGCGGCCCCTGCCGGACCTGCGGGCGCACGAGCTGTTCGAACAGCGGGCGCGGCTTCACCCGGAAGCACTCGCGGCTGTGCACGGGGAGCACGCCTGGACGTACGGCGAGCTCAACGAGCGGGCCAACCGCCTGGCCCGCGCATTGATCGCCCACGGGGTGCGCCGGGAAGACGTGGTGGCGGTGGTGACCGAGCGGAACCTCGACTGGCTCACCGCCGTGCTCGCCGTGTTCAAGGCCGGCGGCGCCTACCTGCCGCTCGAACCACACTTCCCGCCCGAGCGGATCGCCACGACGTTGCGCCGGGCCGGCTGCGAGCTGGTCCTGACCGAACCGGGCAGCACCGCCACGCTCGAGCAGGCGCTGGAGCTGCTGCCCGGCGTGCAGCCGATGCACGTCGAGCAGGCCTGCGCGGAAAACCGGTCAGGCAGCGACCTCGGCGTCGAGGTCGCCGCGGACCAGCTCGCCTACATCTACTTCACCTCGGGCTCCACCGGTGAGCCCAAGGGTGCGATGTGCGAGCACGCGGGGATGCTGAACCACTTGCTCGCGAAGATCGACGACCTGGGGATCGCCGAGGGCACGGTGGTCGCGCAGACCGCGCCCCAGTGCTTCGACATCTCGCTGTGGCAGCTGCTGGCGGCGCTGCTGGTCGGCGGGCGGACCCTGATCGTCGAGCAGGACGTGATCCTCGACGCCGAACGGTTCGTCGACCGGATCCAGCAGGGGCGAGTCGCAGTGGCGCAGGTCGTGCCCTCCTACCTCGAGGTCGTCCTGTCGTTCGCCGAGAGCCACCCGCGTGCGCTGCCGGATCTGCGGTGCGTGTCGGTGACCGGCGAAGCCCTCAAGAAAGAGCTGGCGCAGCGTTGGTTCGCGGCGTACCCGGACGTCAAGCTGGTCAACGCCTACGGCCTCACCGAGACCTCCGACGACACCAACCACGAGGTCATGGACCGCGTGCCGGACTCCGAACGGGTCCCGCTCGGCCGGCCGATCGCGAACGTGCGCGTGGCCGTCGTCGACGAGCACCTGCAGCCGGTGCCGCTGGGTGCGCCGGGGGAGATCGTGTTCTCCGGGGTGTGCGTGGGCCGTGGGTACGTGAACGACCTCAAGCGCACCCGCGCGGCGTTCCTGCCCGACCCCTACCGGGCGGGCGAGCGGCTCTACCGCAGCGGCGACCGGGGTCGCTGGGTGGTCGGGGGCAAGCTGGAGTTCCTGGGCCGCCGCGACAGCCAGGTGAAGATCTCGGGCTTCCGGATCGAGATCGGTGAGGTCGAGAACGCGCTGCTGCGCGTGCCGGGGGTTCGAGACGGCGCTGTGGTGGTCGCCGAACGGGGAGGCGGCACCAAGCACCTGGTGGCGTTCTACTCCGCCGCCGAACCGTTGCCCGCGGGTGCGGTGCAAGCCCGGTTGAGCGAATCGCTGCCCGAGTACCTGGTTCCGTCGGCCTGCCACTGGCGCGAACGGCTTCCGCTCACCGCCAACAGCAAGATCGACAAGAAAGCCCTGACCGCGCTGGCGGCGGAACTCGAAACGGCCGACCAGGAGTACGACGCTCCGGCCACGCCGGCGGAGCGCCGGCTCGCGGCCGCGTGGGCCGAGGTGCTCGGTCTCGCGCCCGGGAAGATCAGCCGGCACGACCACTTCTTCGACCGGGGCGGCACGTCGCTTTCGGCGGTGAAACTGGCCGTCGCGCTGGACCGCGCGGTGCCGCTCGCCGACCTCACCCGGCACCCGGTGCTCGCCGATCAGGCGACGCTGCTCGACGACCGGTTCCGCCCCCGTACCGGGGACCTGCTCCAGCCGCTCACGGAGCACGTGGGCCCGGCGGCCGCGGTGCTGGTCTGCTTCCCGTACGCCGGCGGCAACGCGGTGAACTTCCGGCCGCTGGCCCAGGCGCTGGGCGGCAGCGGGCCGGCTGTGCTCGCCGTGGAACTGCCCGGCCACGATCCGGCCGCCGACGACGAGCCGTTCGCCCCGATGGCGAACGTGATCGACCAGGTCGTCGCGGAGCTCGATCGCCTGGCCCCGGAGCGGGTGCTGTTGTGGGGCCATTCTTCGGGCGCCGCTTACGCCTTCGAGACCGCCCGGCGCCTCGCCGCCCGTGGGGTGGACGTGCGCCGGCTGTTCCTGGGCGCGCAGCTGCTGGGCAGCGCCGACGAGCGGCGCGCCGCGATCAGCGAGCTGGGCCGGCTCAGCAACGCCGAGCTCGCCAAGGCGCTGGCCGCGGACAGTGGCTACCCGGAGCTCGCCGGGCTCGGCGCGCGCCGCGCCGAGCGCGTCGGCGCCGCGTTCCGGTACGACTGCGTGTCCGCGCACAGCTATCTCGCGTCCGCGCTGGCGATGCCGCCGGCGGCGCGGCTGACCACACCGGTCACCGTGGTCGCCGCCGACGACGATCCGATCACCGCCGGCTTCGGCGAACGCCACGACGAATGGAGCCTGCTGGCCGAGCACGTCGAGCTGCGGGTGATTGCCGGCGGCGGCCACTACTTCCCGAGCACCAACCCCGGCGAGACCGCGCAGATCGTTCTGCGCGCCGTCGAACCGGTGCCCACGACCTGA
- a CDS encoding Pls/PosA family non-ribosomal peptide synthetase, with amino-acid sequence MAKVDRVAAESHFFDDLGANSLVMAHFCARVRKRADVPSVSMKDVYANPTARSLATALTDDESAMAELAVVVTDRDRTPAHTEEQAAPRRAGAGWYILCGLLQFLTFLGYSYLAAILVVRGTSWVYAAPTLLDLYLRLVLFASASFIGLCLLPIVAKWVLIGRWKPQRIRVWTLGYFRFWLVKTLVQRNPVALLFQGSPLYTLYLKALGAKIGRGVAIFSRNVPVCTDLLTIGEGSVIRKDSFFTGYRAEAGVIQTGPVTMGKDVFVGELSVLDIDSSMGDGAQLGHVSSLHPGQAVPAGEHWHGSPALRTEADYRGVGPARCGMLRRFCYGVSQLLTMLLLYLPLAIGGVDLLLAKVPRLSSALSTPVLSLGSWQFYRDAVVVTLVIFFGVSLVGLLFIAVVPRVLNLALKQDKVYRLYSLRYSILRAIRLISNFKFFLTVFGDSSAIVHYLRYLGYRMPDVEQTGSNFGTGVKHETPFQSTVGSGTMVADGLSVVNADYSSTSFKVSRTAIGGHNFLGNMVVYPSEGRTGENCLLATKVLVPVDGPVRENVGLLGSPSFEIPRTVARDHQFDHLRTGDELRRRLAAKNRHNAVTALMFLLVRWFYFFGITMLGWLTVDLFPRFGVSAVALASVATLLFSALFFTLVERASIVIHPLRPLYCSIYDIRFWRHERFWKAAASTVYVQALNGTPFKNLAWRLLGVKVGRRVFDDGAGMPEKTLVTLGDEATLNAGCHVQCHSQEDGAFKADRIVVGARSTVGVGAWVHYGATVGEDAVLAADSFLMKGEDVPPHTRWEGNPAREIGTGRPRGERDEALRLGGRHRRPPEGNGQANGNFTTVNGKRPAGLFRR; translated from the coding sequence GTGGCGAAGGTCGATCGAGTGGCGGCCGAGAGCCACTTCTTCGACGACCTCGGCGCCAACTCGCTGGTGATGGCCCACTTCTGCGCCCGGGTGCGCAAGCGCGCCGACGTGCCGTCGGTGTCGATGAAGGACGTCTACGCCAACCCCACAGCCCGCAGCCTCGCGACCGCGCTCACCGACGACGAGTCCGCGATGGCGGAACTCGCGGTCGTGGTGACCGACCGTGACCGGACTCCGGCACACACCGAAGAGCAAGCCGCCCCCCGGCGCGCCGGGGCGGGGTGGTACATCCTCTGCGGATTGCTCCAGTTCCTGACTTTCCTGGGTTATTCCTACCTCGCCGCGATCCTCGTGGTGCGCGGAACCTCCTGGGTCTACGCCGCGCCCACCCTGCTGGACCTCTACCTCCGGCTGGTGCTGTTCGCCAGCGCGAGCTTCATCGGCTTGTGCCTCCTGCCGATCGTGGCGAAATGGGTGCTCATCGGCCGGTGGAAGCCACAGCGGATCCGCGTGTGGACGCTGGGCTACTTCCGGTTCTGGCTCGTCAAGACGCTGGTGCAGCGCAATCCGGTGGCCCTGCTGTTCCAGGGCTCGCCGTTGTACACCCTCTACCTGAAGGCCCTGGGAGCGAAGATCGGCCGTGGTGTCGCGATCTTCTCCCGCAACGTGCCCGTGTGCACCGACCTGCTGACGATCGGTGAAGGCTCGGTGATCCGCAAGGACTCGTTCTTCACCGGCTACCGGGCCGAGGCCGGAGTGATCCAGACCGGGCCGGTGACCATGGGCAAGGACGTGTTCGTGGGCGAGCTGTCGGTGCTCGACATCGACTCTTCGATGGGCGACGGGGCTCAGCTGGGGCACGTCTCGTCGCTGCACCCCGGGCAGGCGGTGCCCGCCGGCGAGCACTGGCACGGGTCGCCGGCCCTGCGCACCGAAGCGGACTACCGCGGGGTCGGCCCCGCGCGCTGCGGCATGCTGCGCCGGTTCTGCTACGGCGTCTCGCAGCTGCTGACCATGCTGCTGCTCTACCTGCCACTGGCCATCGGCGGAGTGGATCTGCTACTCGCCAAGGTCCCGCGGCTCTCGTCGGCGCTCAGCACCCCCGTGCTTTCCCTCGGGAGCTGGCAGTTCTACCGCGACGCCGTGGTGGTCACACTCGTGATCTTCTTCGGGGTTTCGCTGGTCGGGCTGCTCTTCATCGCCGTCGTCCCGCGCGTGCTCAACCTCGCGCTGAAGCAGGACAAGGTCTACCGCCTCTACAGCCTGCGCTACTCGATCCTGCGGGCGATCCGGTTGATCAGCAACTTCAAGTTCTTCCTGACCGTGTTCGGTGACAGCTCGGCGATCGTGCACTACCTGCGTTACCTCGGCTACCGGATGCCCGACGTCGAGCAGACCGGCTCGAACTTCGGCACCGGGGTCAAGCACGAGACGCCGTTCCAGAGCACCGTCGGCAGCGGCACGATGGTGGCGGACGGGCTGTCGGTGGTCAACGCCGACTATTCGAGCACGTCGTTCAAGGTGTCGCGGACGGCCATCGGCGGGCACAACTTCCTGGGCAACATGGTCGTCTACCCGTCCGAAGGGCGGACCGGGGAGAACTGCCTGCTCGCCACGAAAGTCCTGGTGCCCGTCGACGGCCCGGTCCGCGAGAACGTCGGGCTGCTGGGCTCACCGAGCTTCGAGATCCCTCGCACGGTGGCGCGGGACCACCAGTTCGACCACTTGAGAACCGGTGACGAGCTGCGCCGCCGGCTGGCCGCGAAGAACCGGCACAACGCCGTCACCGCGTTGATGTTCCTGCTGGTGCGCTGGTTCTACTTCTTCGGCATCACGATGCTGGGCTGGCTCACGGTGGACCTCTTCCCGCGGTTCGGGGTGTCGGCGGTGGCGCTGGCCTCGGTTGCCACGCTGCTGTTCAGCGCCCTGTTTTTCACGCTGGTGGAACGCGCGTCCATCGTGATCCACCCGCTGCGGCCGCTGTACTGCTCGATCTACGACATCCGCTTCTGGCGGCACGAGCGGTTCTGGAAGGCGGCGGCGTCCACGGTGTACGTCCAGGCCTTGAACGGCACGCCGTTCAAGAACCTGGCGTGGCGGCTGCTGGGGGTCAAGGTCGGCCGGCGCGTGTTCGACGACGGCGCGGGCATGCCGGAGAAAACGCTCGTGACGCTCGGCGACGAGGCCACCCTCAACGCCGGCTGCCACGTCCAGTGCCACTCCCAGGAGGACGGTGCCTTCAAGGCCGACCGCATCGTCGTCGGCGCGCGTTCCACCGTCGGCGTCGGTGCGTGGGTCCACTACGGAGCGACGGTCGGCGAGGACGCGGTCCTCGCCGCCGATTCCTTCCTGATGAAGGGAGAAGACGTCCCGCCGCACACCCGGTGGGAAGGCAACCCGGCCAGGGAGATCGGCACCGGTCGGCCGAGAGGGGAACGGGACGAAGCACTCCGGCTGGGTGGCAGGCATCGCCGGCCGCCGGAAGGCAACGGACAGGCGAACGGGAATTTCACCACCGTCAACGGAAAGCGACCGGCCGGCCTGTTCAGACGGTAG
- a CDS encoding amidase family protein, translating into MLTAEASAYQSHTLRRTPDLSGDDVRLLTEVGEAILATDYINAQRLRTAVRSRFKQLFERIDFLLTPTVSAPADPRSDPYIRWPDGLVEGASEAYTRFCIPANVTGFPALQLPAGRTESGLPLCVQLLGPPCAENTLLSAGLAIERQSSAERRLPPPPRRPGVVIR; encoded by the coding sequence ATGCTGACCGCCGAGGCGAGCGCCTACCAGTCCCACACGCTGCGACGCACCCCCGACTTGTCCGGAGACGACGTCCGCCTGCTGACCGAGGTGGGCGAAGCGATCCTCGCCACCGACTACATCAACGCCCAGCGGCTGCGGACCGCGGTCCGCAGCCGGTTCAAGCAGCTGTTCGAGCGCATCGACTTCCTGCTGACCCCCACGGTCTCCGCACCCGCCGACCCGCGCTCCGACCCGTACATCCGCTGGCCTGATGGCCTCGTCGAGGGCGCGTCGGAGGCCTACACCCGCTTCTGCATCCCCGCAAACGTCACGGGCTTCCCCGCCCTGCAGCTCCCCGCCGGCCGCACGGAATCCGGACTGCCGCTTTGTGTGCAACTCCTCGGCCCCCCGTGCGCCGAGAACACGCTGCTCTCCGCCGGCCTCGCGATCGAACGTCAATCGTCCGCCGAACGACGCCTCCCACCTCCACCGCGACGGCCGGGAGTCGTCATCCGGTGA
- the sbnA gene encoding 2,3-diaminopropionate biosynthesis protein SbnA, whose protein sequence is MPVISVPFDFNEEELYVDLEPIFGHSLFLKCEGFNFAGSIKLKAATQMVEAAEWHGLLKPDSILVESSSGNLGVALSMVAASKGYRFLCVTDSRCNLAARRLMEALGSRVHVISQPAGSGGFLGARLDLVRGLCAADDRYVWLNQYANPANWRAHYQTTAPEIARQFPELDVLFVGAGTTGTLMGCARYFREWPRPVRVIAVDSAGSVTFGGEPGRRMIPGLGTSVRPPLLDERYVDEVIVVDEADTIRSCHRLARNGFLFGGSTGTVVSGAMRWLPEHEGNDLTAVAIAPDLGERYLDTIYQTNWLHDLYGDEVLDEDELIAGLRLD, encoded by the coding sequence GTGCCCGTGATATCCGTTCCCTTCGACTTCAACGAAGAGGAGCTCTACGTCGACCTCGAACCGATCTTCGGGCACTCGCTCTTCCTGAAGTGCGAGGGCTTCAACTTCGCCGGGTCGATCAAGCTGAAGGCCGCGACCCAGATGGTCGAGGCCGCCGAGTGGCACGGGCTGCTGAAGCCGGATTCGATCCTGGTCGAGTCGTCCTCGGGCAACCTCGGGGTCGCTCTCAGCATGGTCGCCGCCAGCAAGGGTTACCGGTTCCTGTGCGTCACCGACTCACGCTGCAACCTGGCCGCCAGGCGCCTGATGGAAGCGCTGGGCAGCCGGGTGCACGTGATCTCGCAACCCGCCGGATCCGGTGGTTTCCTCGGCGCGCGGCTCGATCTGGTGCGCGGGCTGTGCGCCGCCGACGACCGGTACGTCTGGCTCAACCAGTACGCGAACCCGGCCAACTGGCGAGCGCACTACCAGACCACCGCGCCGGAGATCGCCCGCCAGTTCCCCGAACTCGACGTGCTGTTCGTGGGTGCGGGGACCACGGGAACGCTGATGGGCTGTGCCCGCTACTTCCGCGAGTGGCCCCGGCCGGTCCGTGTCATCGCGGTGGACAGCGCCGGTTCGGTGACCTTCGGTGGTGAACCGGGCCGCCGGATGATCCCCGGCCTCGGCACGAGCGTCCGGCCGCCGCTGCTCGACGAGCGCTACGTGGACGAGGTGATCGTGGTCGACGAGGCGGACACCATCCGCAGCTGCCACCGCCTGGCCCGCAACGGGTTCCTGTTCGGCGGCTCCACCGGCACCGTGGTCAGCGGCGCCATGCGCTGGCTGCCCGAACACGAGGGGAACGACCTCACCGCGGTCGCCATCGCCCCGGACCTCGGCGAGCGCTACCTCGACACGATCTACCAGACGAACTGGCTCCACGACCTGTACGGCGACGAGGTGCTCGACGAGGACGAGCTGATCGCCGGCCTCCGCCTGGACTGA